The segment TAGCTTTCTATAAGCCCCTTACTCATAAGTTTTTTAGTTAATTTACTTATGGCTCCTCTGGTCATATAGAAAGATTCTGCAAGCTCTGTTACATTAGAATCCGGTGTTTTTCCAATATATTCAATGCAATGGACTTCGGAAGATGTATAACCTTCCAGATTTTTTTCCATTTTAGGCTTATTAAGCAGGACTATTTTATTTAATATATCTCTAAAACCTTTCATAACCTGTTCTTCTTTTTTCATGACCTGTCCTCCTGTCTAATGTCATTAACTATATCATATTTCGTTTTTGTTTCTATGTCAACGAAAAAATATAAAAAGAATGATTTCTGCGGCAGCACAAAAAAAGAGATAGTAAAATCGCCTTCATTTATTGTCTTTTAAGTACATTTACAGGAAATAACCATGTGAAGCTTCTATATATAAGAAATCTTTGAAAATAATTAGAATAATTAAATAAAAATCTAATATAAAAGAAAGTTTGAACTAATCTGACAGGAGTATTCTTATATTATAAGCAAAATGAAACATACAAAATATTTCATCAAAATTCAGAGATATGAGCATATATCTCTTGGAACGGAGGGATAGTTTATAAGACTTTTATCGAATATACCAGATATGCTTAATTATTATCTGTTAAATAAAACAGTGCGTAATAAAAAGCAGATGATACTTCTTTATATTTGTTATATTGGTGAAATTATATAAAAGCGGCGGGAATCATAATAAAAATGTAAAAATCAACAAAAAGAAGGAGATGGAATGAAAAAAACAATAATGGGAGTGTTAATGGTGGTGAGCGCTTTGACACTGGGAGCGGAAAAAGGCAAAACAGAACCTGCAATTCCTGATTTGGAAGCACAAATGGAAAAAGCAGATAAAATAGAAAGTTATAAGGCAAAAAAAGACAGCGCATGGCACAAAACCGAGTATAATAAAGTATTAAAATATTTGAAAAAGAAGAAGTGAGGTGAGTTTTTATGAAAAAAGCACTAATGATCTGCGCTGCGGGAACA is part of the Sebaldella sp. S0638 genome and harbors:
- a CDS encoding MarR family winged helix-turn-helix transcriptional regulator, translating into MKKEEQVMKGFRDILNKIVLLNKPKMEKNLEGYTSSEVHCIEYIGKTPDSNVTELAESFYMTRGAISKLTKKLMSKGLIESYQSPDNKKEIYFRLTEQGKTVYNIHEKLHKEFVKRDEVIFEQISEEQFDSMISFINKYTEHLDAEMKKQNINAKSK